The proteins below are encoded in one region of Silene latifolia isolate original U9 population chromosome 2, ASM4854445v1, whole genome shotgun sequence:
- the LOC141643740 gene encoding putative F-box protein At5g60060 isoform X2, with protein MARQNRNPPWSDLPQELLSAIANFLISNPISIFTFRSICHSWRSSCPPLSNSSIFSPLLPFSILLPLRSYTPFYDDSSSSFISVTVIYALRRPLQLSQGRFSSLSPNAWILFVDEFTPGKLSIRKPFSNDSYCTPINFPNVNLIDSGFRELGRFYNLTYSTDYDYDEIRRCKRSKPRFWDIEVNKVVMFPNEIAAIRLHEDGTLGTYRLGARSNERITKCESKHDGKGFRFDDIVEYKGKVLGIDRRGRVYQINYHSSEMTPFVAPIAGGGGRRKRLVESLGRLYLVVRCYVDAGHNNKLARLKLCGPDGIIKEEIRKIRFKVYELIEEKKKWIEISSLGDRSFSFGRNFSFSASTQELGTSVKNCILFTRHSFLSYSSNDDDFTGFKNSELDIGVCHLHEADHFGDIESYPGYSDSLWPPPSWLWSIDRLKRIEIVETAIDGILDKVPKDDKVILKLKKMAVRFREEEIEFKKELHELDGLFEQARTSSHATTEETLGKPDILKTRQACNERLLRVTLDMMRIRDTYLFFIEEHFTEVELKSRLAPILTLAQ; from the exons ATGGCCAGGCAAAACCGAAACCCACCATGGTCAGACCTTCCGCAAGAACTCCTCTCCGCCATAGCCAACTTCTTAATCTCAAACCCCATCTCCATCTTCACCTTCCGCTCCATCTGCCATTCATGGCGATCCTCTTGTCCCCCTCTTTCCAATTCGTCTATTTTTTCGCCTCTCCTACCTTTCTCCATCCTTTTACCACTTCGTTCCTATACTCCTTTCTACGATGATAGCAGTTCTTCTTTCATATCCGTCACAGTAATCTATGCCCTCCGTCGCCCTCTTCAACTATCCCAAGGCCGATTCTCATCCTTGTCGCCCAACGCTTGGATTTTATTCGTCGATGAGTTCACTCCTGGAAAGTTGAGTATTCGCAAACCTTTTTCAAATGACTCGTATTGTACACCCATTAATTTTCCTAATGTTAATTTGATTGATTCTGGTTTTCGTGAATTGGGTAGGTTTTATAACCTTACTTACTCCACTGATTACGATTACGATGAAATTCGTAGGTGTAAGCGGAGTAAACCGCGTTTTTGGGATATTGAAGTTAATAAAGTGGTTATGTTTCCTAATGAAATTGCTGCAATTAGGCTTCACGAAGACGGGACTTTGGGGACTTATAGGTTGGGCGCACGGAGTAACGAGAGAATTACTAAATGCGAGTCCAAACACGATGGTAAAGGGTTTCGCTTTGACGACATTGTTGAATATAAGGGTAAAGTATTGGGTATTGATCGTAGGGGGAGGGTTTATCAGATTAACTATCATTCGTCTGAGATGACTCCCTTTGTTGCTCCCATTGCGGGTGGAGGTGGGAGGCGAAAGCGGTTGGTGGAGTCGTTGGGGAGGTTATATTTGGTGGTTAGGTGTTATGTTGATGCTGGACATAACAATAAATTGGCTAGATTGAAGTTGTGTGGGCCTGATGGGATTATTAAGGAGGAGATTAGGAAGATTAGGTTTAAAGTGTATGAGCTTATTgaagagaagaagaaatggaTTGAGATATCGAGTCTTGGTGATCGCTCTTTTTCTTTTGGTCGTAATTTCTCCTTTTCTGCTTCTACTCAGGAATTAGGAACCTCGGTAAAGAACTGCATTTTGTTCACTAGACATAGTTTTCTGTCCTATAGTTCGAATGATGATGACTTTACAGGGTTCAAAAACTCTGAGCTTGATATCGGTGTATGTCACTTGCATGAGGCTGATCATTTTGGTGATATTGAATCATACCCTGGTTACTCGGATTCGTTATGGCCACCACCGAGTTGGCTCTGGTCTATTGACAG GTTGAAACGTATTGAGATAGTTGAAACTGCAATTGACGGAATACTTGACAAGGTTCCTAAGGACGATAAG GTTATTCTAAAGTTGAAGAAAATGGCGGTTAGATTCCGAGAGGAAGAAATTGAATTCAAGAAGGAACTCCACGAG TTGGATGGGTTGTTTGAGCAGGCAAGAACATCGAGTCATGCGACCACTGAAGAAACACTTGGAAAGCCTGATATTTTGAAGACGAGGCAGGCTTGTAATGAGAGGCTTTTACGCGTGACATTAGACATGATGCGTATACGTGATACGTACCTATTCTTTATTGAGGAACACTTTACGGAAGTGGAATTGAAATCACGACTTGCGCCTATACTGACACTGGCTCAGTAA
- the LOC141643740 gene encoding putative F-box protein At5g60060 isoform X1, giving the protein MARQNRNPPWSDLPQELLSAIANFLISNPISIFTFRSICHSWRSSCPPLSNSSIFSPLLPFSILLPLRSYTPFYDDSSSSFISVTVIYALRRPLQLSQGRFSSLSPNAWILFVDEFTPGKLSIRKPFSNDSYCTPINFPNVNLIDSGFRELGRFYNLTYSTDYDYDEIRRCKRSKPRFWDIEVNKVVMFPNEIAAIRLHEDGTLGTYRLGARSNERITKCESKHDGKGFRFDDIVEYKGKVLGIDRRGRVYQINYHSSEMTPFVAPIAGGGGRRKRLVESLGRLYLVVRCYVDAGHNNKLARLKLCGPDGIIKEEIRKIRFKVYELIEEKKKWIEISSLGDRSFSFGRNFSFSASTQELGTSVKNCILFTRHSFLSYSSNDDDFTGFKNSELDIGVCHLHEADHFGDIESYPGYSDSLWPPPSWLWSIDRLKRIEIVETAIDGILDKVPKDDKTDVERAGDLKSLVLEFVKVILKLKKMAVRFREEEIEFKKELHELDGLFEQARTSSHATTEETLGKPDILKTRQACNERLLRVTLDMMRIRDTYLFFIEEHFTEVELKSRLAPILTLAQ; this is encoded by the exons ATGGCCAGGCAAAACCGAAACCCACCATGGTCAGACCTTCCGCAAGAACTCCTCTCCGCCATAGCCAACTTCTTAATCTCAAACCCCATCTCCATCTTCACCTTCCGCTCCATCTGCCATTCATGGCGATCCTCTTGTCCCCCTCTTTCCAATTCGTCTATTTTTTCGCCTCTCCTACCTTTCTCCATCCTTTTACCACTTCGTTCCTATACTCCTTTCTACGATGATAGCAGTTCTTCTTTCATATCCGTCACAGTAATCTATGCCCTCCGTCGCCCTCTTCAACTATCCCAAGGCCGATTCTCATCCTTGTCGCCCAACGCTTGGATTTTATTCGTCGATGAGTTCACTCCTGGAAAGTTGAGTATTCGCAAACCTTTTTCAAATGACTCGTATTGTACACCCATTAATTTTCCTAATGTTAATTTGATTGATTCTGGTTTTCGTGAATTGGGTAGGTTTTATAACCTTACTTACTCCACTGATTACGATTACGATGAAATTCGTAGGTGTAAGCGGAGTAAACCGCGTTTTTGGGATATTGAAGTTAATAAAGTGGTTATGTTTCCTAATGAAATTGCTGCAATTAGGCTTCACGAAGACGGGACTTTGGGGACTTATAGGTTGGGCGCACGGAGTAACGAGAGAATTACTAAATGCGAGTCCAAACACGATGGTAAAGGGTTTCGCTTTGACGACATTGTTGAATATAAGGGTAAAGTATTGGGTATTGATCGTAGGGGGAGGGTTTATCAGATTAACTATCATTCGTCTGAGATGACTCCCTTTGTTGCTCCCATTGCGGGTGGAGGTGGGAGGCGAAAGCGGTTGGTGGAGTCGTTGGGGAGGTTATATTTGGTGGTTAGGTGTTATGTTGATGCTGGACATAACAATAAATTGGCTAGATTGAAGTTGTGTGGGCCTGATGGGATTATTAAGGAGGAGATTAGGAAGATTAGGTTTAAAGTGTATGAGCTTATTgaagagaagaagaaatggaTTGAGATATCGAGTCTTGGTGATCGCTCTTTTTCTTTTGGTCGTAATTTCTCCTTTTCTGCTTCTACTCAGGAATTAGGAACCTCGGTAAAGAACTGCATTTTGTTCACTAGACATAGTTTTCTGTCCTATAGTTCGAATGATGATGACTTTACAGGGTTCAAAAACTCTGAGCTTGATATCGGTGTATGTCACTTGCATGAGGCTGATCATTTTGGTGATATTGAATCATACCCTGGTTACTCGGATTCGTTATGGCCACCACCGAGTTGGCTCTGGTCTATTGACAG GTTGAAACGTATTGAGATAGTTGAAACTGCAATTGACGGAATACTTGACAAGGTTCCTAAGGACGATAAG ACTGATGTAGAGAGAGCTGGTGACCTAAAATCGCTTGTCTTGGAATTTGTGAAGGTTATTCTAAAGTTGAAGAAAATGGCGGTTAGATTCCGAGAGGAAGAAATTGAATTCAAGAAGGAACTCCACGAG TTGGATGGGTTGTTTGAGCAGGCAAGAACATCGAGTCATGCGACCACTGAAGAAACACTTGGAAAGCCTGATATTTTGAAGACGAGGCAGGCTTGTAATGAGAGGCTTTTACGCGTGACATTAGACATGATGCGTATACGTGATACGTACCTATTCTTTATTGAGGAACACTTTACGGAAGTGGAATTGAAATCACGACTTGCGCCTATACTGACACTGGCTCAGTAA